A window of the Cucurbita pepo subsp. pepo cultivar mu-cu-16 chromosome LG01, ASM280686v2, whole genome shotgun sequence genome harbors these coding sequences:
- the LOC111781252 gene encoding uncharacterized protein At5g01610-like, producing MEKALTRVSSLKVGSLWISKKAKEELANITDDFQTFSNTVEEKAKWIFNKLKGKPLKSLPELLREYNLPPGLFPQNIISYEFDESRSRLIVYLPSVCEISFKDSSVVRYATRVKGTLQRGKLTSIEGMKTKVLVWVKVTSVMVEGYKSDKVWFTAGVKKSRPKDAYDKPRDAVRVEEF from the exons ATGGAGAAGGCCTTGACCAGAGTGAGCAGCTTAAAGGTCGGGAGCTTGTGGATTTCAAAGAAAGCCAAGGAGGAACTCGCTAATATCACCGACGATTTCCAA ACTTTCTCAAATACCGTGGAAGAGAAGGCAAAGTGGATTTTCAACAAGCTAAAAG GAAAGCCATTGAAGAGCCTGCCGGAATTACTCCGTGAGTACAACTTACCGCCCGGCCTCTTTCCTCAGAACATAATCAGCTACGAATTTGATGAATCCAGGTCCAGGCTGATTGTGTACTTACCATCCGTTTGTGAGATAAGCTTCAAGGATTCTTCTGTGGTCAGATATGCAACACGGGTGAAAGGAACTCTTCAGAGAGGGAAGCTAACAAGCATTGAAGGAATGAAGACAAAAGTCCTAGTGTGGGTGAAAGTGACAAGCGTGATGGTTGAGGGCTACAAATCTGATAAGGTCTGGTTCACAGCAGGAGTGAAGAAGTCGAGACCGAAAGATGCGTACGATAAGCCCCGTGACGCCGTTAGGGTAGAAGAATTCTGA